GGGGACGTTCCCGTCCCCGGCCCGCGTTGTCGATCCGTCGGTGGGTCAGTCCTCGGCGTCCGGCCCCGCCACCTCGACGCCGTCGCTGCCGCGCACCACGTGGATGCACTCGCCCGGGCACTCCTTCGCCGAGTCGATCACCTCGAGGCGCAGGTGCTCCGGCACGTCCACCCGGGCGCCCGTGGCCTGCCGCAGCTCGCCGTCGGGTCCCTTGACGTACGCCAGGCCGTCGACGTCGAACTCGAAGACCTCGGGCGCGTACTGCACGCACAGCCCGTCACCGGTGCAGAGGTCCTGGTCCACCCAGACCTGAAGCTGGTCCGTCGTGACGTCGGTCACGAAGCACCCCCCATGTTCTCCCGTCCCACCCCCCGACGGTACCCGAACGCCCGTACCCGCCCGCCGACCAGCCCTTGGCGATCAAGCTTCGGTGACGAGCGCGTTGCGTGGGACCGAATCGGGCTCATAGCGGCTAGTGTTAGCTCAGAACGTTCAAGCCCCCCGGGGAGGTGGGACGTGGCACGCAGCGACGACGCGGACTCGCGCGCCGCACGGTGGGAGAAGGAGGCCCACGATCTCTCCACGCAGGTCGCGTTCCTTCAAGAGGAACTCGCCCTGGTGCGGCGCAAGTTGACCGAAAGCCCCCGACACGTCCGGCAGCTCGAGGAGCGGCTGGCGGCCACCCAGGCCCAGTTGGCGCGGCTGACCGAGAACAACGAACGGCTCGTGAGCACCCTCAAGGAGGCTCGCGCGCAGATCGTGACGCTCAAGGAGGAGATCGACCGCCTCGCCCAGCCACCGAGTGGCTACGGCGTGTTCCTGGCGAAGCACGACGACGGCACGGTGGACGTCTTCACCGGCGGGCGCAAGCTCCGCGTCGCCGTGTCGCCCTCGCTCGAGGTCGACGAGCTGCGTCGCGGCCAGGAGGTCCTGCTCAACGACGCGCTCAACATCGTCGACGCGCTCGGCTACGAGCGGGTCGGCGAGGTCGTCATGCTCAAGGAGGTGCTGGCCGGGCCCGGCGGCGCCACCGGCGACCGGGCGCTGGTCGTATCCCACTCCGACGAGGAGCGCATCGTGCACCTCGCCGAGACCCTGATCGGCACGCCGATAAGGGCCGGCGACTCGCTCATGATCGAGCCCCGCTCGGCGTACGCGTACGAGCGGATCCCGAAGAGCGAGGTCGAGGAGCTGGTCCTGGAGGAGGTGCCCGACGTCGACTACGAGGACATCGGCGGCCTCCAGGCGCAGATCGAGCAGATCCGCGACGCCGTGGAGCTGCCCTTCCTGCACGCCGACCTGTTCCGCGAGCACCAGCTGCGGCCGCCCAAGGGCATCCTGCTCTACGGCCCGCCCGGCTGCGGCAAGACGCTGATCGCCAAGGCGGTGGCGAACTCGCTGGCCAAGAAGATCGCCGAGCGCCGCGGCGAGGAGAAGCACACCAGCTTCTTCCTCAACATCAAGGGTCCCGAGCTGCTCAACAAGTACGTCGGTGAGACCGAGCGGCACATCCGGCTGATCTTCCAGCGCGCCCGGGAGAAGGCCGGCGAGGGCACCCCGGTCATCGTGTTCTTCGACGAGATGGACTCCGTCTTCCGCACCCGCGGCTCCGGCGTCTCCTCCGACGTGGAGAACACCATCGTCCCCCAGCTGCTCAGCGAGATCGACGGTGTCGAGGGCCTGGAGAAC
This sequence is a window from Micromonospora sp. NBRC 110009. Protein-coding genes within it:
- a CDS encoding ferredoxin, whose amino-acid sequence is MTDVTTDQLQVWVDQDLCTGDGLCVQYAPEVFEFDVDGLAYVKGPDGELRQATGARVDVPEHLRLEVIDSAKECPGECIHVVRGSDGVEVAGPDAED
- the arc gene encoding proteasome ATPase; translation: MARSDDADSRAARWEKEAHDLSTQVAFLQEELALVRRKLTESPRHVRQLEERLAATQAQLARLTENNERLVSTLKEARAQIVTLKEEIDRLAQPPSGYGVFLAKHDDGTVDVFTGGRKLRVAVSPSLEVDELRRGQEVLLNDALNIVDALGYERVGEVVMLKEVLAGPGGATGDRALVVSHSDEERIVHLAETLIGTPIRAGDSLMIEPRSAYAYERIPKSEVEELVLEEVPDVDYEDIGGLQAQIEQIRDAVELPFLHADLFREHQLRPPKGILLYGPPGCGKTLIAKAVANSLAKKIAERRGEEKHTSFFLNIKGPELLNKYVGETERHIRLIFQRAREKAGEGTPVIVFFDEMDSVFRTRGSGVSSDVENTIVPQLLSEIDGVEGLENVIVIGASNREDMIDPAILRPGRLDVKIKIERPDAEAAKDIFSKYILAGLPLHGDDLTEHGGDPQATVAAMIDAVVLRMYSETEENRFLEVTYANGDKEVLYFKDFNSGAMIQNIVDRGKKMAIKEFLTSGRKGLRLQHLLDACVDEFRENEDLPNTTNPDDWARISGKKGERIVYIRTLVSGGKGAEAGRSIETASNTGQYL